The following is a genomic window from Amycolatopsis cihanbeyliensis.
GAGCTGGGACGAGGCAGGGAAGGTGCTGCTCGCGGCGGGCACCGCGTTGCGGCGAGCCGGGGCCGAGGTGCTGGTGCTGTGCACGAACACCATGCACAAGGTGGCCGACGTGCTCGCCGAGGGGCTGGACATCCCGTTGCTGCACCTGGCCGACGCCTGTGCGGACGCGATCATCCGGTCCGGGATCGAGCGGGTCGGGCTGCTCGGTACCGGGTTCACCATGGCGCAGCCGTTCTACCGTGACCGGCTCGCCGCGCACGGCCTCGAGGTGCTGGTCCCCGCGGAGGAGGACCGCGAGCGGGTGCACCGGATCATCTACGACGAACTGGTGCGCGGGGTGGTCACCGAGGAATCCCGGCAGGCCTACCGCGAGGTCATGGGCAGGCTGGCGGAGCGGGGCGCGCGGGGCATGATCTACGGCTGCACCGAGATCGAGCTGCTGGTCGGGCCGCGGGACAGCCCGGTGCCCACCTTCCCGACCACCCGGCTGCACGTGGCGGCCGCGGCGGGCTACGCCGTGGGCACGGCCCCGCTGCCACCGTCCCC
Proteins encoded in this region:
- a CDS encoding aspartate/glutamate racemase family protein, which encodes MKTIGLLGGMSWESSAEYYRLLNEFVRDTLGGLHSARCVLYSVDFAEIERMQAEASWDEAGKVLLAAGTALRRAGAEVLVLCTNTMHKVADVLAEGLDIPLLHLADACADAIIRSGIERVGLLGTGFTMAQPFYRDRLAAHGLEVLVPAEEDRERVHRIIYDELVRGVVTEESRQAYREVMGRLAERGARGMIYGCTEIELLVGPRDSPVPTFPTTRLHVAAAAGYAVGTAPLPPSPDTRTISGISPEAGSSSRS